The Flavobacteriaceae bacterium 3519-10 genome includes a window with the following:
- a CDS encoding UDP-3-O-[3-hydroxymyristoyl] glucosamine N-acyltransferase: MLRTQFRIAYPAFFKNMTFNNPQTLHTIAEIIGARMVGDGDFPVLGTNEIHRVKPGEIVFVNHPKYYDKALESAATVILIDKEVPCPPGKALLVSDDPFRDFNKINTHFTRIYNFSDVLHDIEVGEGTTIHPSAVLGNEIKIGKNCLIFPHVVIGDRTVIGDNVIIQSGTVLGGDAFYYRKLNGNFDRLISVGNVIIENNVEIGNNCTIDRGVTDSTVIGEGSVLDNQIQIGHDTIIGKKVLIASQTGIAGCCIIEDEVTIWGQVGMASGVRVETGTVLLAKCGVNRDLKKGTYFGPIAEEFKQYLRKEIKLKNL, from the coding sequence GTGTTGCGAACTCAGTTTCGCATCGCGTATCCTGCATTTTTCAAAAATATGACTTTTAACAACCCGCAGACTTTACATACGATCGCTGAAATAATCGGTGCCAGAATGGTTGGCGACGGGGATTTTCCGGTCCTGGGAACGAACGAAATTCACCGCGTAAAACCGGGCGAAATCGTATTCGTAAATCATCCGAAGTATTATGATAAAGCATTGGAATCTGCGGCAACTGTTATTTTAATCGATAAAGAAGTGCCCTGTCCGCCGGGGAAGGCGCTGTTGGTTTCGGATGATCCTTTTCGGGATTTCAATAAAATCAATACGCATTTCACACGGATTTATAATTTCAGCGATGTGCTGCACGATATCGAAGTAGGCGAAGGAACCACAATTCATCCGTCCGCTGTTCTCGGTAATGAGATAAAAATCGGTAAGAACTGCCTGATTTTTCCACATGTGGTAATTGGTGACCGCACTGTAATTGGCGATAACGTAATCATCCAAAGCGGAACCGTTTTGGGCGGCGATGCGTTTTATTACAGAAAACTGAACGGCAACTTCGATAGATTAATATCAGTTGGAAACGTCATAATTGAAAATAATGTCGAAATCGGTAACAACTGCACAATTGATCGCGGAGTAACAGATTCCACGGTTATTGGTGAAGGTTCCGTTTTAGACAATCAAATCCAGATCGGGCACGACACGATTATCGGAAAAAAGGTGCTTATCGCATCGCAAACCGGCATAGCGGGATGCTGTATTATTGAAGATGAAGTAACAATTTGGGGCCAGGTCGGCATGGCATCAGGCGTTCGGGTAGAAACCGGCACGGTGCTTTTGGCTAAATGTGGCGTCAACAGAGACCTTAAAAAAGGAACCTATTTTGGGCCGATCGCCGAGGAATTCAAGCAGTATTTAAGGAAAGAAATTAAACTAAAAAATTTATAA
- a CDS encoding Acyl-[acyl-carrier-protein]--UDP-N- acetylglucosamine O-acyltransferase, with amino-acid sequence MVHQLAAVDKRAQIKKNVIVEPFTTIAGDVIIGEGTWIGSNVTIMDGARIGKNCRIFPGTVISAIPQDLKFDGEDTQVIIGDNTTIRECVTVNRGTKALGYTKLGNDCLIMATSHIAHDCIIGNGVIIVNGCGIAGHVEIGDYTVMGGLSAIHQFGKIGKHVMISGGTLVRKDIPPYVKVAREPMTYAGINSVGLRRRGFTNEKIFEIQKIYRAIFQMKMNVSQASSFIEKEMLPTVERDEILEFIKNSPRGIVKGYGTGKE; translated from the coding sequence ATGGTACATCAGTTAGCCGCTGTAGATAAGCGTGCACAAATTAAAAAAAATGTCATCGTAGAACCGTTTACCACGATTGCGGGCGATGTAATAATTGGTGAAGGAACTTGGATCGGTTCTAACGTAACCATCATGGATGGCGCAAGAATCGGCAAAAACTGCCGCATTTTCCCCGGAACAGTGATTTCCGCAATTCCGCAGGATTTAAAATTCGATGGTGAAGATACACAGGTGATTATCGGCGATAATACAACCATCAGAGAGTGCGTCACCGTAAACCGCGGAACCAAAGCTCTCGGATATACCAAACTCGGTAACGACTGCCTCATCATGGCGACTTCGCATATCGCGCACGACTGTATTATCGGTAACGGCGTGATCATCGTTAACGGCTGCGGCATTGCAGGACATGTTGAAATTGGTGATTATACGGTAATGGGCGGCCTTTCAGCCATTCATCAGTTCGGAAAGATCGGAAAACATGTGATGATTTCGGGCGGAACCCTAGTTAGAAAAGATATCCCACCCTATGTGAAGGTAGCGCGCGAACCGATGACCTATGCCGGCATCAATTCAGTGGGTCTCCGCAGAAGAGGTTTCACCAACGAGAAAATATTTGAGATCCAGAAAATATACAGGGCAATTTTTCAAATGAAAATGAACGTCTCCCAAGCCAGCAGTTTCATCGAAAAGGAAATGCTTCCGACCGTTGAACGCGACGAAATTCTCGAATTCATAAAAAATTCGCCGCGCGGAATCGTTAAAGGCTACGGAACCGGGAAAGAATAA
- a CDS encoding Translation elongation factor P Translation initiation factor 5A, whose product MATSNDIKKGMCIEFSNDIFKIIEFMHVKPGKGPAFVRTKMKSVTNGKVLDNTFSAGHKIDEVKVITRKFQYLYEDDNGFHFMNNDDFSQIYLNKTMIENAQFMKAGEEVTIILKDADESPLSAEIPPTVYLDVIEADPGVKGNTATNALKNAIVETGARVMVPLFIEAGDKIKVNTEDGSYLERVK is encoded by the coding sequence ATGGCAACAAGCAACGATATTAAAAAGGGAATGTGTATCGAATTCAGCAACGATATTTTCAAAATTATTGAATTCATGCACGTAAAACCGGGTAAAGGGCCGGCTTTCGTTCGCACCAAAATGAAATCGGTGACCAACGGGAAAGTATTAGACAATACTTTTTCCGCAGGCCACAAAATCGATGAGGTAAAAGTGATTACACGTAAATTCCAGTATCTGTACGAAGACGATAACGGATTCCATTTCATGAACAACGACGATTTTTCGCAGATCTATCTTAACAAAACGATGATCGAGAACGCCCAGTTTATGAAAGCCGGCGAAGAAGTAACGATTATTCTGAAAGATGCTGATGAATCACCGCTGTCCGCAGAAATTCCGCCAACGGTTTACCTGGACGTAATTGAGGCTGATCCGGGCGTAAAAGGAAATACAGCAACCAACGCGTTGAAAAATGCGATTGTTGAGACCGGCGCTCGCGTTATGGTTCCTTTGTTCATCGAGGCTGGCGACAAAATTAAAGTTAACACCGAAGACGGTAGCTATCTTGAGAGAGTAAAATAA